The Ornithodoros turicata isolate Travis chromosome 7, ASM3712646v1, whole genome shotgun sequence genome includes a region encoding these proteins:
- the LOC135401031 gene encoding valine--tRNA ligase, mitochondrial-like isoform X1, producing the protein MRSYGLCEKLFCSSLKRNYCNHHRHLYSRVLPKDVSGEFPLVYNCQDVETGWYQWWEDNGFFRPEDCPERGEVYSTVLPPPNITGDLHLGHALTVTIQDTLARWHRMCGHRVCWVPGIDHAGIATQALLERVQLSPGSNFRDARSRDDRMKMAHEWRKQKQNNIEKQLKRLGGSLDFSRTRFTMDEKMTAAVKEAFVRLFDKGFIYRDKKIVNWSYSLRTTISDMEVKHVDIPPGGDIAVPDCTHKIEVGYLERILYPVDNTEVEVCTTRLESILADTALAVHPQDSRYTCLVGRVAVHPITGRRLPIIADSAVDRDFGTGVLKLTPGHCKLDNVLAQKHNIPVVECFDENGRVMQNFSDFAKSTRWEAREMLRSRLSDLGFYRGRQAHGLTLPVCSRSGDILDSRLHPQFFLRCSHMAQRALEAATSGSLEFVPEYFKKVWVEWLSRPEDWCISRQLWWGHQIPAYRVLNSLEEMWVSGRDIDEATARAAQQLGIAEKEVCLEQDKDVLDTWFSSALFPFSVFGWPEQTESLRAYYPLSLMETGHDILFFWVAHMVMLGHELTGQLPFRKILLHGLIRDSQGRKMSKSLGNVIDPLHVIEGAPLKELHEICEKMEEQGYLTKDELYSAIQCQRKMFPQGIPQCGADSLRMALLSRGVKAENIAFSINDAVRHLRFCNKVWQAVRFFLSAAEKFSEASEGTLIFDIGNISQVNLSTIDRWILSCLAYTVGSCNEHLEHGDLHQYVSSAQQFFVQKFCDVYLESVKPTVWSSDRKHLIPTCNVMAIVVQTAIRLLAPVTPHLAEELHQRLAVRFRVLHPQSICVTPYPEPQQWQQWKNAELVHDVARVLEVVSSLRSVKKSCGVNRPTAYVVVKEDGDKAKLEELSPTVQHLSWMGDLQVVAYPDWNGPPAEGTWSPATVNSSIDIYVETDIAKLREVTSERIRRLAAKLHKLEAKVSNQQYIKRMSKVEKEKHEQEMSELRLELEKLQGQKLEMQGGHNLICTLYSPLQ; encoded by the exons ATGCGGTCGTATGGGCTCTGTGAAAAGTTGTTTTGTAGTTCATTAAAGCGCAATTACTGCAATCAT caTCGACATTTATACAGTCGTGTTCTGCCAAAGG ATGTTTCTGGTGAATTTCCCCTGGTGTACAACTGCCAAGATGTCGAGACCGGATGGTACCAGTGGTGGGAAGACAATGGTTTCTTCAGGCCAGAAGACTGTCCG GAACGAGGGGAAGTCTATAGTACTGTCCTTCCACCTCCAAACATCACCGGCGACCTTCATTTGGGACATGCGCTAACAGTCACGATTCAGGACACTTTGGCACGTTG GCACAGGATGTGCGGCCATCGTGTGTGTTGGGTACCTGGAATAGACCATGCGGGAATTGCAACACAGGCACTTCTTGAAAGAGTGCAGCTTTCACCTGGTAGCAACTTCCGGGATGCAAGATCCAGGGACGATCGAATGAAGATGGCTCACGAGTGGCGCAAACA GAAGCAAAACAATATTGAGAAGCAGTTAAAACGGCTCGGTGGTTCATTAGACTTCAGTAGGACAAGGTTCACAATGGACGAG AAGATGACTGCAGCAGTAAAAGAAGCTTTTGTACGCTTGTTTGACAAGGGGTTCATCTACAGAGATAAGAAGATTGTAAACTGGTCCTACAGCTTGAGGACTACTATATCAGATATGGAG GTTAAACACGTGGACATTCCTCCTGGTGGAGACATAGCAGTTCCTgattgcacacacaaaattgaAGTTGGATACCTGGAACGCATTCTCTATCCTGTTGACAACACAG AGGTGGAGGTGTGCACAACTCGGCTGGAAAGCATATTGGCTGATACAGCATTGGCAGTGCATCCTCAAGATAGTCGTTACACATGTCTTGTTGGGCGGGTGGCTGTGCATCCTATAACAGGGAGACGGCTTCCCATTATAGCTGACTCTGCTGTCGACAGAGACTTTGGCACAG GAGTGCTGAAGCTGACCCCAGGGCACTGCAAGTTAGACAACGTGTTAGCTCAAAAACACAACATACCTGTTGTGGAGTGTTTCGACGAGAATGGACGTGTAATGCAAAACTTTTCTGACTTTGCG AAGTCAACTAGATGGGAAGCACGGGAGATGTTGCGTTCTCGGTTGTCAGATCTTGGGTTTTATCGTGGTCGCCAAGCACACGGCCTGACTTTGCCAGTATGTTCCCGCTCTGGAGATATACTGGATTCGAGGTTACACCCACAGTTTTTCCTACGCTGCTCGCATATGGCTCAGAGGGCACTTGAG GCAGCAACATCAGGAAGTCTAGAGTTTGTGCCAGAGTACTTCAAAAAAGTTTGGGTTGAATGGTTGTCCCGACCGGA AGATTGGTGTATTTCTCGGCAACTATGGTGGGGACACCAGATCCCAGCATACAGGGTGCTGAATTCTTTG GAAGAAATGTGGGTGAGTGGTCGGGACATAGACGAAGCCACAGCAAGAGCTGCCCAGCAGTTGGGCATTGCAGAAAAAGAGGTGTGCTTAGAACAGG ATAAGGATGTCCTGGACACGTGGTTTTCCTCAGCATTGTTTCCCTTTTCCGTATTTGGCTGGCCAGAACAG ACAGAGTCTCTCAGGGCCTACTACCCACTGTCACTCATGGAAACTGGACATGacattctttttttctgggTTGCTCATATGGTCATGCTAGGACACGAGCTTACAGGACAGCTGCCATTTCGGAAG ATTTTGCTACATGGTCTTATTCGAGACTCACAAGGTCGCAAGATGTCAAAGTCTCTTGGTAATGTGATCGATCCACTTCACGTCATTGAAGGTGCTCCTCTCAAG GAGCTACACGAAATCTGTGAAAAGATGGAAGAGCAGGGATACCTCACAAAGGATGAGTTGTACAGCGCCATACAGTGCCAGAGGAAAATGTTTCCTCAAGGAATCCCCCAGTGTGGGGCAGACAGCTTACGCATGGCATTGCTCTCCAGAGGAGTCAAAG CCGAGAATATTGCATTCAGCATCAACGATGCAGTTCGTCATCTTCGCTTCTGCAACAAAGTGTGGCAAGCAGTGCGTTTTTTCCTTTCGGCAGCAGAGAAATTTTCAGAAGCTTCAGAAGGAACGCTAATATTCGATATTGGAAATATATCTCAG GTGAACCTGAGCACCATTGACCGTTGGATTCTGAGCTGCCTCGCGTACACGGTCGGGTCCTGTAACGAGCACCTAGAACATGGGGATCTCCACCAGTATGTTTCTTCTGCTCAACAATTCTTCGTGCAGAAGTTCTGTGACGTGTACTTG GAGTCTGTGAAGCCAACAGTGTGGAGCAGCGATAGGAAGCATTTAATTCCCACGTGCAACGTGATGGCAATTGTAGTGCAAACAGCCATACGGCTTCTGGCACCTGTCACGCCACACTTGGCGGAAGAGCTGCATCAGCGTCTGGCCGTGCGGTTCCGTGTTTTGCATCCGCAGAGTATTTGCGTAACTCCCTACCCCGAACCACAGCAG tggcaacagtggaagAATGCAGAGTTGGTGCACGACGTGGCAAGAGTTCTCGAGGTTGTATCGTCCCTTCGGAGTGTAAAAAAATCGTGTGGAGTAAACAGACCCACTG CATATGTGGTGGTCAAAGAAGATGGAGACAAAGCAAAATTGGAAGAACTGTCACCCACAGTGCAGCACCTATCTTGGATGGGAGACTTGCAGGTGGTTGCATACCCTGATTGGAATGGTCCACCAGCAGAGGGAACCTGGTCCCCAGCTACAGTGAATTCTTCAATTGACATTTATGTTGAAACAGAC ATTGCCAAGCTGCGAGAAGTCACATCAGAGCGCATACGAAGGCTTGCAGCGAAGCTACACAAACTAGAAGCTAAGGTATCTAATCAGCAGTACATCAAACGGATGTCAAAAGTAGAAAAGGAAAAGCATGAGCAGGAG ATGTCCGAGCTGAGACTCGAACTCGAGAAGCTACAGGGTCAGAAACTTGAAATGCAAGGTGGACATAATTTAATTTGCACGTTGTACAGCCCTTTACAGTAA
- the LOC135401031 gene encoding valine--tRNA ligase, mitochondrial-like isoform X2: MTVGYRRYSLLEENTKSHVMLSPNSASNLRWLLAAENHGIYKLAPWNLEFDAAENRGVRHRMCGHRVCWVPGIDHAGIATQALLERVQLSPGSNFRDARSRDDRMKMAHEWRKQKQNNIEKQLKRLGGSLDFSRTRFTMDEKMTAAVKEAFVRLFDKGFIYRDKKIVNWSYSLRTTISDMEVKHVDIPPGGDIAVPDCTHKIEVGYLERILYPVDNTEVEVCTTRLESILADTALAVHPQDSRYTCLVGRVAVHPITGRRLPIIADSAVDRDFGTGVLKLTPGHCKLDNVLAQKHNIPVVECFDENGRVMQNFSDFAKSTRWEAREMLRSRLSDLGFYRGRQAHGLTLPVCSRSGDILDSRLHPQFFLRCSHMAQRALEAATSGSLEFVPEYFKKVWVEWLSRPEDWCISRQLWWGHQIPAYRVLNSLEEMWVSGRDIDEATARAAQQLGIAEKEVCLEQDKDVLDTWFSSALFPFSVFGWPEQTESLRAYYPLSLMETGHDILFFWVAHMVMLGHELTGQLPFRKILLHGLIRDSQGRKMSKSLGNVIDPLHVIEGAPLKELHEICEKMEEQGYLTKDELYSAIQCQRKMFPQGIPQCGADSLRMALLSRGVKAENIAFSINDAVRHLRFCNKVWQAVRFFLSAAEKFSEASEGTLIFDIGNISQVNLSTIDRWILSCLAYTVGSCNEHLEHGDLHQYVSSAQQFFVQKFCDVYLESVKPTVWSSDRKHLIPTCNVMAIVVQTAIRLLAPVTPHLAEELHQRLAVRFRVLHPQSICVTPYPEPQQWQQWKNAELVHDVARVLEVVSSLRSVKKSCGVNRPTAYVVVKEDGDKAKLEELSPTVQHLSWMGDLQVVAYPDWNGPPAEGTWSPATVNSSIDIYVETDIAKLREVTSERIRRLAAKLHKLEAKVSNQQYIKRMSKVEKEKHEQEMSELRLELEKLQGQKLEMQGGHNLICTLYSPLQ, translated from the exons atgactGTAGGCTACAGACGGTACTCGCTGTTAGAGGAGAACACAAAATCTCACGTAATGCTGAGCCCCAACAGTGCTTCGAATCT ccgttggCTCCTTGCCGCGGAAAATCACGGAATATACAAGTTGGCGCCGTGGAATCTTGAATTTGACGCAGCAGAAAACCGGGGTGTTAG GCACAGGATGTGCGGCCATCGTGTGTGTTGGGTACCTGGAATAGACCATGCGGGAATTGCAACACAGGCACTTCTTGAAAGAGTGCAGCTTTCACCTGGTAGCAACTTCCGGGATGCAAGATCCAGGGACGATCGAATGAAGATGGCTCACGAGTGGCGCAAACA GAAGCAAAACAATATTGAGAAGCAGTTAAAACGGCTCGGTGGTTCATTAGACTTCAGTAGGACAAGGTTCACAATGGACGAG AAGATGACTGCAGCAGTAAAAGAAGCTTTTGTACGCTTGTTTGACAAGGGGTTCATCTACAGAGATAAGAAGATTGTAAACTGGTCCTACAGCTTGAGGACTACTATATCAGATATGGAG GTTAAACACGTGGACATTCCTCCTGGTGGAGACATAGCAGTTCCTgattgcacacacaaaattgaAGTTGGATACCTGGAACGCATTCTCTATCCTGTTGACAACACAG AGGTGGAGGTGTGCACAACTCGGCTGGAAAGCATATTGGCTGATACAGCATTGGCAGTGCATCCTCAAGATAGTCGTTACACATGTCTTGTTGGGCGGGTGGCTGTGCATCCTATAACAGGGAGACGGCTTCCCATTATAGCTGACTCTGCTGTCGACAGAGACTTTGGCACAG GAGTGCTGAAGCTGACCCCAGGGCACTGCAAGTTAGACAACGTGTTAGCTCAAAAACACAACATACCTGTTGTGGAGTGTTTCGACGAGAATGGACGTGTAATGCAAAACTTTTCTGACTTTGCG AAGTCAACTAGATGGGAAGCACGGGAGATGTTGCGTTCTCGGTTGTCAGATCTTGGGTTTTATCGTGGTCGCCAAGCACACGGCCTGACTTTGCCAGTATGTTCCCGCTCTGGAGATATACTGGATTCGAGGTTACACCCACAGTTTTTCCTACGCTGCTCGCATATGGCTCAGAGGGCACTTGAG GCAGCAACATCAGGAAGTCTAGAGTTTGTGCCAGAGTACTTCAAAAAAGTTTGGGTTGAATGGTTGTCCCGACCGGA AGATTGGTGTATTTCTCGGCAACTATGGTGGGGACACCAGATCCCAGCATACAGGGTGCTGAATTCTTTG GAAGAAATGTGGGTGAGTGGTCGGGACATAGACGAAGCCACAGCAAGAGCTGCCCAGCAGTTGGGCATTGCAGAAAAAGAGGTGTGCTTAGAACAGG ATAAGGATGTCCTGGACACGTGGTTTTCCTCAGCATTGTTTCCCTTTTCCGTATTTGGCTGGCCAGAACAG ACAGAGTCTCTCAGGGCCTACTACCCACTGTCACTCATGGAAACTGGACATGacattctttttttctgggTTGCTCATATGGTCATGCTAGGACACGAGCTTACAGGACAGCTGCCATTTCGGAAG ATTTTGCTACATGGTCTTATTCGAGACTCACAAGGTCGCAAGATGTCAAAGTCTCTTGGTAATGTGATCGATCCACTTCACGTCATTGAAGGTGCTCCTCTCAAG GAGCTACACGAAATCTGTGAAAAGATGGAAGAGCAGGGATACCTCACAAAGGATGAGTTGTACAGCGCCATACAGTGCCAGAGGAAAATGTTTCCTCAAGGAATCCCCCAGTGTGGGGCAGACAGCTTACGCATGGCATTGCTCTCCAGAGGAGTCAAAG CCGAGAATATTGCATTCAGCATCAACGATGCAGTTCGTCATCTTCGCTTCTGCAACAAAGTGTGGCAAGCAGTGCGTTTTTTCCTTTCGGCAGCAGAGAAATTTTCAGAAGCTTCAGAAGGAACGCTAATATTCGATATTGGAAATATATCTCAG GTGAACCTGAGCACCATTGACCGTTGGATTCTGAGCTGCCTCGCGTACACGGTCGGGTCCTGTAACGAGCACCTAGAACATGGGGATCTCCACCAGTATGTTTCTTCTGCTCAACAATTCTTCGTGCAGAAGTTCTGTGACGTGTACTTG GAGTCTGTGAAGCCAACAGTGTGGAGCAGCGATAGGAAGCATTTAATTCCCACGTGCAACGTGATGGCAATTGTAGTGCAAACAGCCATACGGCTTCTGGCACCTGTCACGCCACACTTGGCGGAAGAGCTGCATCAGCGTCTGGCCGTGCGGTTCCGTGTTTTGCATCCGCAGAGTATTTGCGTAACTCCCTACCCCGAACCACAGCAG tggcaacagtggaagAATGCAGAGTTGGTGCACGACGTGGCAAGAGTTCTCGAGGTTGTATCGTCCCTTCGGAGTGTAAAAAAATCGTGTGGAGTAAACAGACCCACTG CATATGTGGTGGTCAAAGAAGATGGAGACAAAGCAAAATTGGAAGAACTGTCACCCACAGTGCAGCACCTATCTTGGATGGGAGACTTGCAGGTGGTTGCATACCCTGATTGGAATGGTCCACCAGCAGAGGGAACCTGGTCCCCAGCTACAGTGAATTCTTCAATTGACATTTATGTTGAAACAGAC ATTGCCAAGCTGCGAGAAGTCACATCAGAGCGCATACGAAGGCTTGCAGCGAAGCTACACAAACTAGAAGCTAAGGTATCTAATCAGCAGTACATCAAACGGATGTCAAAAGTAGAAAAGGAAAAGCATGAGCAGGAG ATGTCCGAGCTGAGACTCGAACTCGAGAAGCTACAGGGTCAGAAACTTGAAATGCAAGGTGGACATAATTTAATTTGCACGTTGTACAGCCCTTTACAGTAA